In Papaver somniferum cultivar HN1 chromosome 1, ASM357369v1, whole genome shotgun sequence, a genomic segment contains:
- the LOC113319211 gene encoding pentatricopeptide repeat-containing protein At1g12775, mitochondrial-like: MNLRFVRNYRCTISQLESFVRDECKSGKIKKLDDGLRYFDQLISEKPLPSNHTFNHVFGSLSKIKCYSDVILLYKKMNLVGVQPSIYTLSILINCCCQLGKVDHGFCLFGEVLKRGYHPDTATFNTLIKGLCLQQKIDFAFKVFDKMAEMGVQPDAITCNTLISGLSKTGKVDHALEVKNKMVEWKCSPTVVTYCATIETLCKGGLVDEALVLFSEMLKDLNVAPDVVVYTSLINGLFDSGRLDEARRIFDEMVSRGISADVTTYSCMIHGHCIHGQWEEARRYFNEMLDQGILPTTITFTILIDSLCKYGNIDDAVGVFRYMEKLNIKPDRITYNSMINGLCLAGRLQDAAELFDSMVDRGLEPNAVSCTTLIDGYCRNCKLDEAMLLFNKMKQNGLKPTTLTYSILLAGLYRGGRIKVAEGIFNEIQSFGQYPNKITFGTVLDRICKNGKIEEVVELFGSMDASFISVTSP; this comes from the exons ATGAATCTTCGTTTTGTGAGAAATTATCGTTGCACCATATCACAACTTGAGAGTTTTGTGAGAGACGAGTGTAAATCTGGTAAAATTAAGAAGCTTGATGATGGTTTGAGATACTTCGATCAATTGATTTCAGAAAAGCCTTTGCCGTCTAATCATACATTTAATCATGTATTTGGTTCACTATCCAAAATCAAATGCTATTCAGATGTCATTTTGTTGTACAAGAAAATGAATTTGGTTGGGGTACAACCCAGTATATATACATTGAGCATTTTGATTAATTGCTGTTGTCAATTAGGCAAAGTTGATCATGGGTTTTGTTTGTTTGGGGAGGTGTTAAAGAGGGGTTATCATCCTGATACTGCCACTTTTAATACACTGATTAAAGGGTTGTGTCTTCAACAAAAGATTGATTTTGCATTCAAAGTGTTTGATAAAATGGCTGAGATGGGTGTTCAACCTGATGCTATTACATGTAATACTCTTATATCCGGGCTTTCTAAAACTGGAAAAGTTGATCATGCTCTTGAGGTGAAAAACAAGATGGTTGAATGGAAATGCAGCCCTACGGTTGTTACATATTGTGCGACTATAGAAACACTTTGTAAAGGaggattagttgatgaagctttGGTTCTATTCTCTGAAATGCTTAAAGATCTGAATGTTGCACCCGATGTAGTTGTTTACACTTCTTTGATTAACGGGCTTTTCGATTCAGGACGGTTGGACGAGGCAAGGAGAATCTTTGACGAGATGGTTAGTAGAGGAATCTCTGCGGATGTAACAACTTATAGCTGTATGATTCATGGTCATTGCATACATGGTCAATGGGAAGAAGCAAGAAGATATTTTAATGAAATGTTGGATCAAGGGATTTTACCCACTACAATAACCTTTACTATATTGATAGATTCACTTTGTAAATATGGTAACATAGATGATGCTGTGGGGGTATTTAGATACATGGAGAAGCTAAATATAAAACCTGATCGGATTACTTATAATTCAATGATCAACGGTCTATGTTTGGCAGGTCGGTTGCAAGATGCGGCGGAACTATTTGACTCGATGGTGGATAGGGGCCTTGAACCGAATGCTGTCAGTTGCACTACATTAATTGATGGGTATTGCAGGAATTGTAAGCTGGATGAAGCTATGTTGTTATTCAATAAAATGAAACAAAACGGGTTGAAACCTACAACACTTACTTACAGTATACTCTTAGCTGGGCTATACCGAGGTGGTAGAATAAAGGTCGCAGAAGGTATCTTCAAtgagatacaatcatttggtcAATATCCAAATAAAATTACATTTGGTACAGTTTTAGATAGAATCTGCAAGAATGGAAAAATTGAGGAGGTAGTAGAATTGTTTGGATCGATGGATGCTTCCTTTATCTCAG TTACATCCCCTTGA
- the LOC113272494 gene encoding uncharacterized protein LOC113272494, with protein MGFGFTWRNWICSCISHAHFSVLVNGVPGANFRSSRGLRLGDPLYPFLFTIVMEGFCRMIAKAEENGRLSGFKVTLVGPVVSHLLFADDTLLFSADKAQSLLTIREILTCFELVAGLSINLMKRTTISIGATTHDEVVENFLGCALEELRFKYLGMPAWAYKCKKIWDPVVESVEKRLEEWKRRIGKYKLGILHKVANGRKIRFWVDRWIGEEALKDKFPNLYEVTRKQGSWISELAKNNSEERISRDLDFKIRLTDLEINEAATLSHLLEGTVLSNGEDTRRWSWESSGVFSVKSCYKGLAKNSGIIFPSTQIWKRSVPTKVSFFVWLIHHNAILTQNNLKKKGWKLANRCILCKSNEETIDHLFIHCPEMYDVWMFFMKEFHRDWVISESATNLFIEQQARGLTENGRTIWELLPFAFVWGVWKQRNKCIFQDSEYSQEILIRKIKALLLYWTSTTISFRGITYQNLHYN; from the exons ATGGGGTTTGGTTTCACTTGGAGGAACTGGATTTGTTCTTGCATATCACATGCCCACTTCTCCGTCTTAGTCAATGGGGTTCCGGGTGCTAATTTTAGGAGCTCTAGGGGTCTCAGGCTAGGTGACCCCTTGTATCcattcttattcaccatagtcATGGAAGGTTTCTGCCGGATGATTGCAAAAGCGGAAGAAAACGGTCGCTTATCTGGTTTCAAGGTAACTCTTGTCGGGCCCGTAGTGTCCCACTTGCTTTTTGCTGATGATACTTTACTCTTTAGTGCAGATAAGGCTCAAAGCTTACTTACTATTAGGGAAATCTTAACCTGTTTTGAGTTGGTCGCGGGACTTAGTATAAATCTAATGAAAAGAACAACAATTAGTATTGGCGCTACCACACATGACGAAGTTGTGGAAAATTTTCTCGGTTGCGCACTTGAAGAGTTGCGTTTCAAGTATTTGGGAATGCCTGCATGGGCCTATAAGTGCAAGAAGATTTGGGACCCTGTGGTTGAGAGTGTGGAGAAAAGACTAGAAGAATGGAAGAGAAG AATTGGTAAATACAAACTGGGAATTCTACACAAGGTTGCAAATGGGAGAAAaatccgattctgggttgatagaTGGATAGGGGAAGAGGCGCTTAAGGACAAATTTCCTAATCTGTATGAAGTTACTAGAAAGCAAGGAAGTTGGATAAGCGAACTGGCCAAAAACAACTCAGAAGAGCGCATTAGTCGGGACTTGGATTTTAAAATAAGACTTACGGATTTGGAGATTAACGAGGCAGCTACTCTATCTCATCTTCTAGAGGGAACCGTATTAAGCAATGGGGAAGATACTAGAAGGTGGAGTTGGGAGTCGAGCGGAGTCTTTTCGGTGAAGTCGTGCTACAAAGGGCTGGCGAAGAACTCAGGTATCATCTTCCCTTCTACACAAATTTGGAAACGATCAGTACCAACTAAAGTTTCTTTCTTTGTGTGGTTAATTCATCATAATGCTATTTTAACTCAAAATAATCTAAAGAAGAAGGGATGGAAGTTAGCAAATAGGTGCATTTTGTGTAAGTCAAATGAAGAAACGATTGATCACCTTTTCATTCACTGCCCAGAAATGTATGATGTATGGATGTTCTTCATGAAGGAATTTCATAGGGATTGGGTTATCAGTGAAAGTGCTACAAACTTGTTTATCGAGCAACAGGCTCGCGGGCTCACCGAGAATGGCAGGACTATTTGGGAATTACTACCCTTTGCTTTCGTTTGGGGAGTGTGGAAACAGAGAAATAAGTGCATTTTTCAAGATTCAGAATACTCTCAAGAAATTTTGATTAGGAAGATTAAGGCTCTCTTATTGTATTGGACGTCTACAACAATATCTTTTAGAGGCATTACTTACCAGAATCTGCACTATAACTAG